GGTGTTGTTTTAATACTGTATGccctttcttttttcagaccacaaaaggagaaattaatacaaaattgTTATACATTGTCAGTGTAATGCCAATAATAACCAGCTTCAACAAAAATGATGCAAAGGTAGTGTTCTGTGGGGAAAAACATTCCTGAATGTAACAGCTGTGTTAATAAGACAGCTTTGTATGGACGCCattttcaccactgaataaaacattaaaaaaggtaattgcgacacTATCttacaattatgattttttttttttatagaactGCGTGGTACAAACTCgcaagtctgtttttttttttttctctgatttaatACGTcaaggatataaactcacaattgcatgttataaagttaaaaatgtgagatataaatttgaaattctgagaaatagtcaaaaCCGTTAAGTATACATTTGTAATTGTGGTGTGATtttcaagatataaagtcaaatatattatatataaaatcacaaatgtgagaaataaagtcagaattgtgaggtaaaaactcagttctgattttttttttttctcaaaattgcgagttttgtatttcacaatttggactttttttttttctcacaattgcaagtttatatctcgcagttacaactttttttcctcacaattctggcatttttctcagaattgtgagatagaaactcaatcatgagaaatgaagtcagaattgtgaggtaaaaattCGCAGTTCACGTTTTTCtcaaattgcgagtttgtatttagcaattctgacttttcttctcgcaacaagtttatctcacaattctaactttttttcttgcaattcttttttctcagaattgtgagatacaaactctcaattgtgagaaatagtcaATTTTGAGGTAAAAACTCACAGTTCTCATGTTTTCCATAAATTGCAAGTTCTTGTCTTGCAGTTTTGTCATTtcttcaagtttatatcttgcaattatgactttcttcACAATTCAGAGATATATACTCATAATcttgagaaattaagtcagaattgcgagctaAAAACTTGCagacttttctcgcaattttgagtctGTATCTCGCCAATCTCACTTTTTCTCGCAGTTGACTTGTTTTCTCacattgtgagtttgtatcttgcaattccgacttttcttgcaattgcaagtttatatcttgcagttatgtcttttttttctcatgattGTGAGTACATATCTTGtggaaaaagtcataattgcaagatataaacttgcaattgtgagaagaaCAGTCAAAATTTGAAAAAGGCAATttgcgaaaaaagtcagaactgagtttttacctcacaattctgagaaaaaagtcagaattgctaggaAAAAAGTTGGACTTGTAAGATATTGAGATAAAAACctgaaattgcaagaaaagtcaattgtgagatacaaattcgCTGCAATTTTGAGGTGAAAAAAAGACTGACatattctcaaaattgcaagtttgtatcttacaattccgACTTGACTTGCAATaatgttataaattcagaattgtgagatatgaacttgcaattctgagaaaaagtcacaactgcgaaatataaactcgcaattctgagaatgtatcagttttttttaattgtgagaactgtaagtttatatctcagttctgacttcaaTTGCagtttgagtttgtatctcgcaattctgacttttctcgcaattgcaagtttatatctcgcagtttcTCATGATTGTGAGTATATATcttgtgaaaaaagtcaaaattggagaagaaaagtcaaaattgcaagatacgaactcacaattctgacaaaaaaaaagtcagaattgctaaaaaaaaaaaaatttgaattgtgatatataaacttgcaattgcaagaaaggtcagaattgcgagacaaactcgCAACAATTTTGAGGGAATAAAACGACTGATatattctcaaaattgcaagtttatatcttacaatttcgAATTAACTCAATATCACTCACAAAaagtgttataaagtcagaattgtgagatataaatttgcaagtCTGAGaacagtctttttttatttgcgagtattgtgagtttatatctcacaattgacataatttctctgaattgcaaatTCACatctgaattctgaattattttttggACTACATTCTGACTTATTTGACTACTTATTtttggtggaaacaggctttgATCTAACACAGTTGAAACTACAATTCACACAGTAAAGTCAAAAGttggaataattaaaatattttgtttttgaaaaatattgtaaaaattacaatttaaaagagctttcaattttttatatttattcaaatgtaatttattcctgagatgacaaagctgaattttcagcatcattactccagtcttcagtgtcacacaatccttcagaaatcattctgatatgctgatttgctgttcaagaaacatttttgattatcaatgctgaaaatagATTTTGCTTCTtactatttttgtggaaactatgacACCACCCAAAAGTTGGGGCTGACTGAGCTCAGCTTTGCCAagtaaaaaatcataattattccaATCTTTTGAGTGATGCTGTAGGTGGATGCAGGTCTAGCTCTCATTTGCCATCTCCAACAGCAGCTGGATCTCCTGCTGGAGGTCAAGAGGCACATCCAGGAGCCTCATCCCCAGCGTCGAAGGCTGATCTATAGAAGCCGGAGGGCTCTGATGCTCCTCATATAGGTCTCTCTTCAAACTAGCATTCTCTGCCTTCAGTTTCTCATGCTCCTCCAGCAAGCGTTTGTTCTCCACCAGCAGAACCGCCACAAGCTTCCACAGGTCAGCGATGGCAGTGCTCTGCTCTTCCAGCCGAGTCTTGTCATCTTTGGCAGCCTTCCAGCCGAGCGGAGGACTTTGGAGGGCTGTTGGATTGGTACACTGTGTTATCAGGGCTGAGCTGTGTTTTGAAGGGCTGAGCAGGAGGTTTCCTTTGAGTTTAGCCTGTTTGCAGCTCATCCTGATCAGTCGCTGCTGCTGCAGATGTCTGTCTCTCTGCAGCTCTAAAGAAAGACGGACCTTGACAAGGaatcaaaataatggtttaAATGTTGGCTGGGCTTTACAAGAGCGTCTTTGCTCTGAAAGAAAAGAGTACAAACGTGTACCAACAGAACAAGTGTTCTGTTTCATTCACAATAGCTTAGAAAGTACAGTACTGATTCAGGAGAAGTACATTACTGTGAGCAATAACGTTGAAGATGACAGATATTATGTATTACTTGACTGTTCGGattactttaaaacacaaatgtaatttatagaATACTATTAAAGAATCCATTTAGGCTTTTCAGATTATgttgatataatgtttatataaacaaCAGGCATTTAAAAGCTATTTCAATAGAACAATTGCAAGTGATTAAGTGGTGCTGctattgtatggacaaaatgCACTTTGGAAAACATTAGTGAATAAAAAAAGCAGATCCATCTCGAAGCActgaaaaagcaacatttttggTTAAGATACAGATGTTACTGTGGTCACTTCAAAGTAACATTTTATACCTGAACGTTACGTATTTGTACCAGGAAGCTGGTgaatgtttaaaggagaagtccacttccagaacaacaatttacaaataatttactc
Above is a genomic segment from Labeo rohita strain BAU-BD-2019 chromosome 17, IGBB_LRoh.1.0, whole genome shotgun sequence containing:
- the nrbf2a gene encoding nuclear receptor binding factor 2a, which gives rise to MEVMDSPLNQAHHYGRKADQLVAKEKFEEAILCHSKAAELLTEASSMTQSEQVRLSLELQRDRHLQQQRLIRMSCKQAKLKGNLLLSPSKHSSALITQCTNPTALQSPPLGWKAAKDDKTRLEEQSTAIADLWKLVAVLLVENKRLLEEHEKLKAENASLKRDLYEEHQSPPASIDQPSTLGMRLLDVPLDLQQEIQLLLEMANES